Proteins from one Gossypium raimondii isolate GPD5lz chromosome 8, ASM2569854v1, whole genome shotgun sequence genomic window:
- the LOC105792019 gene encoding uncharacterized protein LOC105792019: MESNIKNSDTRVVVATNQRKGFEGIRLENPFVLKVGQVFTGFGIGCGIGIGVGRPINLGRIPMLGEVMSATRGATDAFSGVSRHVNGALRKLGAKNVEAGIGCGVGLGHGFGIGLAVKPGVVNQIQCCVMQTMTKLMNKFGISSNLPFNEGAFPASFQSGLTTTNEPSIQGPHGKLKQLLPNLPDTTSQGLPGPGNTSRGSAYQKLSSESPNETSFGTRTEKVLNSFLQNPLLKEDETNLSELAGRLRSENNLLQLVLKHQRIIEELMEENLKLRQILMEDLKISPSKLQASYSSKIKSPCSECFYCRRKQRRNR; encoded by the exons ATGGAGAGTAATATCAAAAACAGTGACACTAGAGTGGTGGTAGCAACCAATCAAAGAAAGGGCTTTGAAGGAATCAGATTGGAGAATCCATTTGTTTTGAAAGTGGGTCAAGTATTTACTGGCTTTGGCATTGGTTGCGGTATTGGTATAGGCGTGGGTCGACCTATAAACCTCG GTCGAATACCTATGCTGGGCGAAGTTATGAGTGCAACTAGAGGAGCAACTGATGCATTTTCTGGTGTTAGCAGACATGTAAATGGTGCT TTAAGGAAGTTGGGTGCTAAGAACGTTGAAGCAGGGATCGGATGTGGAGTCGGTCTTGGCCATGGTTTTGGCATTG GACTTGCTGTGAAGCCTGGGGTGGTGAATCAAATTCAATGTTGTGTTATG CAAACGATGACTAAATTGATGAACAAGTTTGGAATATCTTCCAACTTGCCCTTCAATGAAGGTGCTTTTCCTGCATCCTTTCAAAGTGGTTTGACCACAACAAATGAACCCTCTATTCAAGGCCCGCATGGAAAATTGAAGCAGTTGCTGCCAAATCTACCAGATACTACATCTCAAGGCTTGCCTGGACCTGGAAATACAAGCAGAGGTTCAGCTTATCAAAAACTTTCATCAGAATCTCCAAATGAAACATCATTCGGGACTCGAACAGAAAAAGTTCTTAATAGCTTTTTGCAAAATCCATTGTTGAAGGAAGATGAGACTAACCTAAGTGAACTG GCTGGACGGTTGCGCTCTGAAAACAACTTACTTCAACTG GTGCTGAAACATCAACGAATCATCGAGGAGCTTATGGAGGAGAATCTGAAGCTTCGTCAGATTCTCATGGAAGACCTGAAAATATCCCCAAGCAAGCTCCAAGCTAGTTATTCTAGTAAAATTAAATCTCCATGTTCGGAATGCTTCTATTGCCGAAGGAAACAAAGGAGAAATAGATGA
- the LOC105792021 gene encoding taxadien-5-alpha-ol O-acetyltransferase, giving the protein MANHTVTFLPKLSIEAIQTVTPMRITEPRQTRQVLAGELVGPGIFQRCLNVVQYYMKEKEEDSGWLLAGWIKETLGRALHEQPMISGRLRKGERNDGELEIVSNDCGIRLIEARIQMNLSDFLDLKQREDAEAQLVFWKDIDEQNPQFSPLFYVQVTNFQCGGYSIGISCSILLADLLLMKEFLKTWADIHNKVIINKNDEQKLPLFYLPGLKNTNGASPNIITSNSSKNSAKTMIFQIQAETESPGSDWCRKMALACLEEAESNLGSVVGGEFSLFVNESFESIKVESCSKQGMSKEAEMGVLNRAKWDDLGANEVSFGDGNKPAHVSYWLRSTLGGLIIVIPSLQEDKYTVNIIVTIPSK; this is encoded by the exons ATGGCCAACCACACCGTTACCTTTCTCCCTAAACTATCCATTGAAGCTATTCAGACAGTGACTCCGATGAGGATAACTGAACCACGACAGACTCGACAAGTATTGGCAGGGGAGCTTGTAGGACCCGGGATTTTCCAAAGGTGTTTGAACGTGGTCCAGTATTATATGAAGGAGAAAGAAGAAGACTCTGGTTGGTTACTGGCTGGGTGGATCAAGGAAACACTTGGGAGAGCTTTACATGAGCAACCAATGATTTCTGGTCGTCTTCGGAAAGGGGAACGAAACGATGGAGAATTGGAGATTGTTTCCAATGACTGCGGCATTAGACTCATTGAGGCAAGGATTCAGATGAATCTGTCGGATTTTCTTGATTTGAAACAAAGGGAAGATGCTGAAGCTCAGCTTGTTTTCTGGAAAGATATTGATGAGCAAAACCCACAGTTCTCCCCACTCTTTTATGTTCAG gTTACTAATTTCCAGTGTGGTGGATATTCAATTGGGATTAGCTGCAGTATTCTTCTGGCAGATCTTTTGTTAATGAAAGAATTCCTTAAGACATGGGCAGATATTCACAACAAGGTTATTATCAACAAGAACGATGAACAAAAGCTTCCTTTATTCTACCTTCCTGGTCTGAAAAACACCAATGGTGCCTCCCCTAACATCATCACCTCAAATTCAAGCAAAAACTCAGCCAAAACCATGATTTTCCAGATCCAAGCTGAAACTGAAAGTCCAGGGAGTGACTGGTGCAGGAAAATGGCATTAGCCTGTCTGGAGGAAGCCGAGAGCAACCTAGGAAGTGTTGTGGGTGGAGAATTTTCCTTGTTTGTGAACGAATCGTTTGAGTCCATCAAAGTTGAAAGCTGCTCAAAGCAAGGGATGTCGAAAGAAGCAGAGATGGGAGTCTTGAACCGTGCAAAATGGGATGATTTGGGGGCTAATGAAGTTAGTTTTGGAGATGGGAATAAACCTGCGCATGTTTCGTATTGGCTTAGATCGACGTTGGGTGGGCTTATCATTGTTATTCCTTCTCTTCAGGAAGATAAATACACTGTGAATATCATTGTCACAATTCCCAGCAAGTAG